Proteins encoded together in one Nitrospinaceae bacterium window:
- a CDS encoding cytochrome c — protein sequence MRYSNILKSGAILLLGGVIVAGCTQVNPTLVEVLQSPEITARKAVMRGLGKNMKAMKAAAKAGDNKAVGKAAGKIYKLAGKISKTYKKKTMDGITRAKGNIWKNMGDFKQKAEFLAVSAAVLAQVHSKSGNKARIGKAIKNVGKNCGGCHKVYRAKKKKM from the coding sequence ATGCGGTATTCGAACATCCTGAAAAGCGGCGCCATTCTTCTTCTTGGCGGAGTAATTGTCGCTGGCTGCACCCAGGTTAACCCTACTCTTGTAGAGGTGCTTCAAAGCCCAGAGATAACAGCCCGCAAAGCCGTAATGCGTGGACTCGGCAAAAACATGAAAGCCATGAAAGCCGCTGCGAAAGCAGGCGACAACAAGGCAGTGGGCAAAGCAGCCGGCAAAATTTATAAATTGGCTGGAAAAATTAGCAAGACCTATAAGAAAAAAACCATGGACGGCATTACTCGCGCCAAGGGAAACATCTGGAAGAACATGGGTGATTTTAAGCAAAAAGCTGAGTTTCTCGCCGTAAGCGCAGCCGTTCTTGCGCAGGTCCACTCCAAGAGTGGGAACAAGGCGAGAATTGGCAAGGCTATTAAAAATGTCGGCAAGAACTGTGGCGGCTGCCATAAAGTCTACCGTGCCAAGAAAAAGAAAATGTAG